From Solwaraspora sp. WMMD1047, the proteins below share one genomic window:
- a CDS encoding bifunctional FO biosynthesis protein CofGH, with translation MADRIETPPTTASIRRALRRAADGRALDADEAVALLAARGELLGELLAIAGSVRDAGLREAGRPGVVTFSKKVFIPLTRLCQDRCHYCTFATVPHRLPAAYLDRDEVLAIARAGAAQGCKEALFTLGDRPERRWPAARQWLDERGYESTVDYLRASAVAVLEETGLLPHLNPGVLSWAELQRLKPVAPSMGMMLETTATRLWSEPGGPHHGSPDKEPAVRLRVLDDAGRVNVPFTTGILIGIGETPAERVDSIFAIRRAHREYGHIQEVIVQNFRAKPDTAMRQMPDAELHDLAATVAVTRILLGPRARVQAPPNLIAGEYDLLLSAGIDDWGGVSPVTPDHVNPERPWPALDDLASRSSAAGFTLRERLTVYPEYVRRPDPWLDPRLAPHLAALADPATGLAVESAIAVGRPWQEPDEAFVPGGRTDLHETIDTTGRTTDRRGDFDSVYGDWAELATRLPTDAPTTAPADGGGSGSVGAGPGGVSGPGPGGGSGGRPGPAPGSDLLAGLRLAADDPAALLEPRHEAAALALFAADGAALDELCRLADDARRAAVGDDITYVVNRNINFSNVCYVGCRFCAFAQRERDADAFRLSVEQVADRAEQAWQAGATEVCMQGGIDPKLPVTAYADLVRAVKARVPGMHVHAFSPMEIVTAAAKAGVGVRDWLTLLRDAGLDTIPGTAAEILDDEVRWVLTKGKLPAAAWVEVVSTAHELGIRSSSTMMYGHVDHPRQWLGHFRVLAGIQDRTGGFTEFVALPFVHTNAPIYLAGIARPGPTWRENRVVHAMARLLLFGRIDNIQCSWVKLGDEGTVQMLRGGCNDLGGTLMEETISRMAGSENGSARTEEQLRELAAAAGRPARRRTTAYGHLG, from the coding sequence GTGGCTGATCGCATCGAGACCCCGCCGACCACCGCGAGCATCCGCCGCGCCCTGCGCCGGGCCGCGGACGGCCGGGCGCTCGACGCCGACGAGGCGGTTGCCCTGCTCGCCGCCCGCGGCGAGCTGCTCGGGGAGCTGCTCGCCATCGCGGGCTCGGTCCGCGACGCCGGGCTGCGGGAGGCGGGCCGGCCGGGGGTGGTCACCTTCTCCAAGAAGGTCTTCATCCCGCTCACCCGGCTCTGCCAGGACCGCTGCCACTACTGCACCTTCGCCACCGTGCCGCATCGGCTGCCGGCCGCCTACCTGGACCGGGACGAGGTTCTGGCGATCGCCCGCGCGGGCGCGGCGCAGGGCTGCAAGGAGGCGCTCTTCACGCTGGGGGACCGGCCGGAGCGGCGCTGGCCGGCGGCCCGGCAGTGGCTCGACGAGCGCGGCTACGAGTCCACGGTGGACTATCTGCGGGCCAGTGCGGTGGCGGTGCTGGAGGAGACCGGCCTGCTTCCGCACCTGAACCCGGGGGTGCTGAGCTGGGCGGAGTTGCAGCGGCTCAAGCCGGTGGCGCCGAGCATGGGCATGATGCTGGAGACCACCGCGACCCGGCTCTGGTCGGAGCCGGGCGGGCCGCACCACGGTTCGCCGGACAAGGAGCCGGCGGTCCGGCTGCGGGTCCTCGACGACGCGGGCCGGGTGAACGTGCCGTTCACCACCGGCATCCTGATCGGCATCGGGGAGACCCCGGCCGAACGGGTCGACTCGATCTTCGCGATCCGGCGGGCCCACCGGGAGTACGGCCACATCCAGGAAGTCATCGTGCAGAACTTCCGCGCCAAGCCGGACACCGCGATGCGCCAGATGCCCGACGCGGAGCTGCACGACCTGGCCGCCACGGTGGCGGTGACCCGGATCCTGCTCGGCCCCCGGGCCCGGGTGCAGGCCCCGCCGAACCTGATCGCCGGCGAGTACGACCTCCTGCTGTCCGCCGGCATCGACGACTGGGGCGGGGTCTCCCCGGTCACCCCGGACCACGTGAACCCGGAGCGCCCGTGGCCGGCGCTCGACGATCTGGCCAGCCGTTCTTCGGCGGCCGGCTTCACGCTGCGGGAACGGCTGACGGTCTATCCCGAGTACGTCCGGCGCCCCGATCCGTGGCTCGATCCGCGCCTCGCCCCGCACCTGGCGGCGCTGGCCGATCCGGCGACCGGGCTGGCCGTCGAGAGCGCGATCGCGGTCGGCCGGCCGTGGCAGGAGCCGGACGAGGCGTTCGTGCCGGGCGGCCGGACGGACCTGCACGAGACCATCGACACCACCGGCCGCACCACGGACCGCCGGGGCGACTTCGACAGCGTGTACGGCGACTGGGCGGAACTGGCCACCCGGCTCCCGACCGACGCCCCGACAACTGCCCCGGCCGACGGGGGCGGGTCGGGGTCGGTCGGAGCCGGGCCCGGCGGCGTCTCGGGACCCGGACCCGGCGGTGGGTCCGGTGGGCGCCCCGGCCCGGCGCCCGGCAGTGACCTGCTGGCCGGGCTGCGGCTGGCGGCCGACGATCCGGCCGCGTTGCTGGAGCCCCGCCACGAGGCCGCCGCGTTGGCGCTCTTCGCGGCCGACGGCGCGGCGCTGGACGAGCTCTGCCGGCTCGCCGACGACGCCCGTCGCGCGGCGGTGGGCGACGACATCACGTACGTGGTGAACCGCAACATCAACTTCAGCAACGTCTGCTACGTGGGCTGCCGGTTCTGCGCCTTCGCCCAGCGGGAGCGGGACGCCGACGCGTTCCGGCTCTCCGTCGAGCAGGTCGCCGACCGGGCCGAGCAGGCGTGGCAGGCGGGCGCCACCGAGGTCTGCATGCAGGGCGGCATCGACCCGAAGCTGCCGGTGACGGCGTACGCGGATCTGGTGCGCGCGGTGAAGGCCCGGGTGCCGGGCATGCACGTGCATGCCTTCTCGCCGATGGAGATCGTCACCGCGGCGGCGAAGGCCGGGGTCGGGGTGCGCGACTGGCTGACCCTGCTGCGCGACGCCGGCCTGGACACCATTCCGGGCACCGCGGCGGAGATCCTCGACGACGAGGTGCGGTGGGTGCTGACCAAGGGCAAACTGCCGGCCGCCGCCTGGGTCGAGGTGGTGAGCACGGCGCACGAGCTGGGCATCCGGTCCAGCTCCACGATGATGTACGGCCACGTCGACCATCCGCGCCAGTGGCTCGGCCACTTCCGGGTGCTGGCCGGCATCCAGGACCGCACCGGCGGGTTCACCGAGTTCGTGGCGTTGCCGTTCGTGCACACCAACGCGCCGATCTACCTGGCCGGCATCGCCCGGCCCGGCCCGACCTGGCGGGAGAACCGGGTGGTGCACGCGATGGCCCGGCTGCTGCTGTTCGGCCGGATCGACAACATCCAGTGCTCCTGGGTGAAGCTCGGTGACGAGGGCACCGTCCAGATGCTGCGCGGCGGCTGCAACGACCTGGGCGGCACCCTGATGGAGGAGACCATCTCCCGGATGGCCGGCTCGGAGAACGGCTCCGCGCGGACCGAGGAGCAGCTCCGCGAGCTGGCGGCGGCGGCCGGGCGGCCGGCCCGGCGGCGGACCACCGCGTACGGCCATCTGGGTTGA